The sequence below is a genomic window from Brevibacillus agri.
CCCCTAGCGGTATTTAATGCGCGGATCGATATAGGCATACAGAAGGTCGACCAGGAGATTAATCAAGACGAAAATCGTAGCGATCACCAAAATGCCGGACTGGATCACCGGATAGTCGCGGTTGCCGATCGCTGTGAAAATGTAGCGGCCGACTCCTGGCCAGCCAAAAATCGTTTCGGTCAGCACCGCTCCGCCCAAAAGCAAGCCCGTTTGCAGACCGATCACCGTCAGCACGGGAATCATCGCGTTTTTCAGCGCGTGCTTGTACACGACCCAGAACTGCGCCAAGCCTTTTGCCCGAGCGGTCCGCACGTAATCGGCACGCATGACTTCCAGCATGCTCGAACGGGTAATCCGGGCGATAATCGCCATCGGAATCGTCCCCAAAGCCACGCCAGGCAGGATCAAATGCTTGATGACCTCCCACAACTGATCCCACTGTCCAGCCAAAATCGTGTCCAGTATATAGAACTGCGTAATGGCCTCTACAGGATTACGCGAATTGTCGCGACCAACGGATGGCAGCCATTTCAGTTCTTGCGCAAAGAACCACTGCTCCATCAACCCTAGCCAAAAAATTGGCATCGAAACACCGATCAAGGCGATCAGCATCGCACAGTAGTCAAACCAGGAGTTTTGCTTCCACGCAGACAAAATCCCTGCGTTCACTCCGATAATGACAGCGAAAAGCATGCTGACAATCGTCAGCTCGGTGGTGGCGGCCAAATACGGGCCGATTTCTTGCGTGATGCTTGCCCCGGAATGCAGGGAAACGCCCAAGTCGCCGGTAATAATCTGCTTCAAGTAGTCAAAATATTGAATGTACCACGGATTGTTCAAGCCTAAAACTTCCCGTAAATCTTCAATCGCTTTCGGACTTGCTTTCTCTCCCAATATGGTCAGAGCCGGATCACCTGGGATGGCACGAATGATGGAAAATACGACGATGGACATGCCCAGTAGAACGGGGATGAGCATAAGAATTCTTCGGATGCTGTAGGATAGCAATGCCATCTCCTCGCTTTCCTTACCAAAAAATAATGACTGCGTGCAAGAAAGAAAGGGTAAGAAGAGGGTCGCTCCTCTTACCCTGCTTGCTCATCGGATCAATCCAGTTTTACTTGAGGTCAACCTTCTCCAAGCTCTCGGAGCCTTTTGGATGCGGCTTGTAGTTGATGATGTTGGCCTTGGCAGCAAGCGCAGGCGTCGAGTGCGCCAGTGGCACCATCGGCACGTCCTTGAAGATGATTTCCTGAACTTGCAGGTACAGCTTCTCGCGTTCTTCCTTGGTCGTCGCAGACTGGGCAGCCATCAGCAACTTGTGCGCTTCTTCATTTGCCCAGCGCGTGCGGTTGTTTCCGCCGATGTTGTTTTTATCCAGCAAGGTCGCCAGGAAGTTGTCCGGGTCGCCGTTGTCGCCAGTCCAGCCCAGCATGAACATTTCCTGCTCGCCTGCTTTTGTTTTTTCCAGGTACGTCGCCCATTCCATGGTGACGATTTCCGCTTCTACGCCGATCTTTTTCAGGTCTTGCTGAATCGCCTCGGCAATTTTCACGCCATCCGGCATGTACGGACGAGCAACCGGCATCGCCCAGAACTTGATTTTGAAGCCGTTCGGGAAGCCTGCTTCTGTCAAAAGCTGCTTTGCCTTGTCAATGTTGAATTCGCGGTCTTGGATGTTGCTGTTGTGCCCCCAGATGGAAGGCGGCATCGGGTTCACAGCCGGTTGTCCCAGTCCTGCGAAGAAGGCGTCGATGATCGCCGGCTTGTTGACCGCATACGCGATCGCTTCACGAACTTTCGGGTTGTCCAGCGGCTTTTTCTCTACGTTAAAGCCGACAAAGCCGATGTTCATGGACGGGCGCAGGATCAGTTGCAGATCGCTGTTGCCTTTCACCGTTTCCGCGTCATCCGGGTTCAGACCGTCCATCATGTCGATCTCGCCGGAAGTGAGCGCTGTCAGACGAGCTGTATTTTCAGGAATGACCTTGAACACGAGCTTGTCGAGCTTAGGGAAACCAGCGTTCCAATAGTCCGGGTTTTTCTCCAGCGTAATGGTGTCGTTGCGCTTCCACTCTACGAACTTGAACGGTCCTGTTCCGACCGGTTTTTCGTTGAACTTCTCAGGGCCCATCTCCTGTACCGCTTTTGGCGATGCAATCGCGAAGCAGGACATGCCCAGGTTTTGAATGAACGGGGCGAGCGGGCGGTTCAGGGTGAATTTCACCGTTTGCGCGTCTACCGCTTCTACACTCTTGATGACGTGTGTTTCGTCGCCTTTGTAGCCGCCGAACATGTCGTTGTAGTATTCGAAGCCTTCCTTGTTATGCTGCGGATGGTTCTTGTCGCTCCAGCGCTCGAAGTTCCATTTTACCGCCTCGGCATTGAAATCCGTGCCGTCGTGGAACTTCACGCCGCTGCGCAGATGGAACGTGTACGTCAAACCATCCGGAGAGATTTCCCACTTTTCAGCAAGGGAAGGCACTACTTCTGTGCTTTCTTCCGCGTAGCCTACCAGCGTATCGAATATGTTTTCCGTCACCTTGAACGATTCGCCGTCGGTTTGCGCGATCGGGTCGAGGCCCACTGTGTCGCCGCCGCGGCCGACGATCAGTTGCTTGGGTCCCGTTTTTGCCGGCTCTGGTGCCGAAGTCGCCGGAGTTTCTGTTTTTGGCTGTTCTGCCGGCGCCTGTGTCGTCTGAGAACCGCTGCATCCGGCAAGCAACATAGCCAGCGCCAACAGGCTGGTCATGGCTGCGGAGAGAACTCTCTTCTTCATGAAAACATCCCCCTCTACTAAAGTGAAAACATGTTACTTGGATAGGTGGTCATTCATGTCGCTCCTGCCTCGCATCCCCCCTTTAACAAGGCAACCTTTTCAGCAGGCGGACATCCTACGTGCGGCTTACTGCTTGTACAGATGGCAAGCCACGAAGTGTCCGTCGCCCACATCCTGAAAAGCGGGACGAACAGAGCGGCATTCCTCTGTCACGTGCGGACAGCGCGTATGGAACGTACAGCCGCTGGGAGGATTCGCAGGACTTGGCACGTCGCCTTGCAAAATCACCCGCTCCCGCACAGCGTCGGGGTCCGGAGTCGGCACGGCAGACAGCAAAGCTTTTGTGTACGGATGAAGCGGATTCGTGTAAAGCTGGTTGCTCGTGGTCAGCTCCACGATCCGGCCGAGGTACATCACGCCCACCCGGTCGCTGATATGCCGCACGACACTCAGGTCGTGGGCGATAAACAAGTAGGTGAGGCCCATATCCCGCTGCAAATCTTGCATGAGGTTGAGCACTTGCGACTGAATCGACACGTCGAGCGCAGATACAGGCTCGTCGGCCACGATCAGCTTCGGATTGAGCATGAGCGCCCGGGCGATCCCGATCCGCTGGCGCTGCCCACCGCTGAACTGGTGCGGGTAACGCCTGGCGTGATAGCTGCTCAGCCCCACGACCTCGAGCATTTGCTGCACTTTTCGTTTGCGCTCGGCACTCGTTCCGATCCCGTGAACGATCAGCGGTTCTTCCAGAATCTTCTCAATATTGTGACGAGGATTCAGGGAAGCGAACGGGTCTTGGAAAACAATTTGCATATCGCGGCGCATTTTGCGCATCGCATCCGTTGAAAGCGCGGTTACATTCACACCGTCAAACGTGACTTCACCCGCAGTCGGCTCGATCAGCCGCAAGAGCGAGCGCCCGGTCGTCGACTTGCCACAGCCGCTCTCTCCGACCAGTCCCAGCGTTTCCCCGCGCTTAACCGTAAACGAAACATCGTCTACTGCTTTTACGACGCCTACTTCCCCGCCCAGGATGCCACCAGTGATGGGATAGTACTTTTTCAAGTTTTTTACGACGAGTAGTTCTTCTGTCAACGGGCATGCTCCTCTCGGGTTATTCGCTCAGCCAGCAGCGGGACAGGTGATTTTCCCCTACTGCTTTTAGCTGCGGCATTTCGCTGCGGCAAAGATCAGTCGCCTGATCGCACCGGGGCGCAAAGCGGCATCCGACCGTAAGCGAGCCGGGAATCGGCACATTCCCCGGGATGGAGTAGAGCCTCTCCTGCGACTCTTCCAGCTTGGGCAAGGAGTTGAGCAATCCTTTTGTGTACGGATGCTTGGGCTTTTTCAGGATCGTGCGAACGTCTCCCTCTTCGATGACGTTGCCCGCGTACATGACCACGACGCGGTGGCACATCTCCGCGACCACGCCCAAATCGTGCGTGATGAGCAAAATGGCCGTCTGCGCCTCCTGGTTGAGTTGGCGCATCAGATCGAGAATTTGCGCCTGAATGGTCACATCGAGCGCCGTCGTAGGCTCGTCCGCAATCAACAGCTCCGGATTGCAGGCCATCGCCATGGCGATCATGACGCGCTGCCGCATCCCGCCGGAAAGCTGGTGCGGGTATTCATCGACAATCGCTTCCGCTCGCGGAATCCCTACTTTTTTCAGCATGTCGATCGCGCGAGCCCGCGACTCTTTTTTACTGGCTTTCGTATGTAAGCGAACCGCTTCGCCGATCTGATTCCCGATCGTAAAAACAGGGTTCAGGGACGTCATCGGCTCTTGGAAAATCATCGCGATTTCATTTCCGCGTATGTCCCTCATCCGCTTTTCATCGGCTGTTACGAGGTCTTCCCCTTTGAACTTGATTTTTCCCCCGACGATTTTTCCAGGTGGATTGGGCACCAGCTTCATGACTGACAAGGAAGTAACGCTTTTCCCGCAGCCTGACTCGCCTACGATGCCGACTACTTCTCCTTTGTTAACCGTGATCGTCACGCCATCAACGGCAGGGATTTGGCCGCGGTCCGTGAAAAAGTGCGTCTGCAGGTTTTCGATTTGAAGGACAGGATCTGACACGTGGCTCACCTCTCTTACCGATATATTCAGTAGAAAAAGATCTATCAGTAGACATTATGCCATTAATACAATTTTTTGGCAACACAATAAATTCTAACTATTATATTTTTGCTGACTATATCGAATATTCCTCCTTCCTCCCCCAATTTCATTCAAAAATTTTCGCTTGCGGCACGGAGCGCAGGCGCCATCTGCGTTGCACAGTTTGCGGCAAATCGTTCCCCGCCCGCCTGACACGCAAAAAAGACCCGCTCTGACGGGTCTTTTGTCACTGAGGATTTGTACACCCCTTCTTTTTGCGCGTAAACAAAATCTACGGCTCGAAAAAACTTCCTACCCAATCGACAAACATTTGCGCTCCATTTTTGATGCTGTCGCCCAATGTCAAGCCCACACGGCTCACGTAGTTGACCATTTTCTCCGGCCCTGCCGTCTGCACCTGCTTGCCCATCACTGCGATTTCCATCTGACCTTGATCGACTTTTTTGATGTAAAAGGTCTGCGCTTTTTCTTCGGGCACTCCGCTCACCTTGGAGATTCCCCGCTCCGCCGTTTGCAGACCAATCACCACGCCGACCAGCAAAATGATTAACAGACCTGTCAGCTTCACCGTCACGTTCATGCCCATCACCTCTTCGCAGGCTCTTCCGCTACTGTTTTGCCTACTTTTTCGGCCTGCAGGTAATAAGCGGCAAAGACATCGGCCAATGCCTCCGCCGTATTCAAGCTCTCCTGCAAGGTGTTCTCCGTGCCACCTATTTCCATTAACAGGCTTCCCGGAGAGATGGACTGATTATACTCGCCATGATCGGTTTTTGCCCCTTTTTCCATCACGCCGCGGGACAGCTCGGGATACATCTTTTCCATCAGCTCGTGCAGTTCGGTCGCGAACGCCTCGTTTTTCTCGTGGCTTTTGTTCCGCTTGCCAATGACGAACATGACGCGTGCGTACGTTTTTCCTTTGATCGTCACGGTCGTGCGATCACGCGGAGCCGTATCGCGGTGCAGGTCGAAGAAGTAGTGCAGCTCCCGATTTTTTTCGACAGCGGCTTTCACTACTTGCAACGATTGGGCGTACGACAGCGCGTAATCCATCTTTTTGTTCAGAAGCTGCTGGTAAATGTCATCCTTGCTTACATCCGCACCGATTCCCCGCTCGTTCAGCGCCTCGCTCAGATGTTGGCTGACGAGGGAGATGTTTCGGGTCGGATGATCGACAGAAGTGCCGACCGGCTTTGTTTCACTAAACCACGATTCGCGGTTGTGCGAATTGTAGACGAAGACGACTTTTTTGCCGTTCGTCGTGGCTGGCTTTGCCACAGGAGCGGGCTTTTCCTCTGCGGGCTTTGCCGCCGCCTGCTCTTGCGGCTCCACGACGGGCACGAGCTGGGACGTATCTGCCACCTGCTTCGGATGGGCGGGATACTCGACGTAAAAGTCAGCGAGCGTAGCTCCTTTTCCCTGGACGACAAACCGCGCATCCTCCGTCGTCACCATCCCCGGCAGCTCTCTGCCGAGCAGGCTGCGCAAATCGCCTGGCTGAATATTGGTCGCCAGTTGAAAAAGAAAGCCCGTCACGCTATTGGACCTGGCATCGGACGAAGCCTGCACCGTAGCGGAGAGAGCCGGAATCTCCTGCCCCATCCAGTTCAAAATCGCCAGACTCGATATATGCGACGCCGCCTGCTGGATGGCGGAGGAGGTGATCGCGACGCGATTTCCTCCCAGCGACAACACACCCGTCATGACGAACAAAAACGCGGTTATGAATGAAAGAACTGCGAATTGGCGTTGGATTAGGGTCGCCATCTGTCTCACTCCTCTGGCTGTTGCGTGGACGAAGCGCGACGCTCTCTCTCACGCTTGTCTATGCTTTAGCCTATGAGCCTCATAGAGACGATAGAACCCTTTTCTAGCTGTTCTCTCACAATCTAGCGCTTTGCGCGCAAGCTCCTTGGCTAGTGCGTGTAGGCGGCGCTGTTGTCCCCGTCCACGGCCTGATGCAGCGAGCGGTTCAGCCCGGTTGCGATCACGTTGGCTACGCCTTCGATGAAGTCGTCCACCTCTTTTGGCGTGACGACCAAATCTTGTCCAAGCGGCCGGAGCACCTCGTGGATCAGTTGCCGCTTTTCCTCTTCCGGCAGCGAGCCTACCAGCCCCATAAACGTTTTGCGCGATTCCATGTCAGGCAAATCATCCTCGGTGTACGGCTCGCTACGCTCCGGCACCGTGCTCAGCGCCAACTTGTTGAACGCCCGCTTGCTCTCCACCATGGACTGCCCAAAATGCCCCAGCAAATACGTAATCGCGTCATTGACGATCGTGGAGGCAAAAACGACGGTCGGCACGCCGACTGCGATCACCGGAATCCCGAGCGTCGCCTGGTCGATCGCCTTGCGCTTGTTCCCTACCCCGGATCCGGGATGAATGCCTGTGTCCGATATTTGGATCGTCGTATTGACGCGGTGCAGAGCGCGGGAGGCGAGAGCGTCGATGCAGATGACGAAGTCTGGCTTGCTTTTTTCCACGACGCCGAAAACAATTTCGCTCGTCTCAATCCCGGTAATGCCCAACACGCCCGGCGAGATGGCACTGACCTCGCGATAGCCTTCCCCGACCGTTTCCGGGGCCAGCTTGTACAGGTGGCGCGTAATCAGCAAGTTTTCCACCACCATCGGCCCGAGCGCGTCCGGGGTCACGTTCCAGTTGCCAAGCCCCACGATCAGCGCCTTTTGGTCTTTCGTGATTCCCATTTGCTCCAGAAAAGCGGCAAATTCCACAGCGAACCGCTTTGCGACTTGTTCTTCTATAGAAGTATCGTTTTCGCGCAGCTTGGGTACTTCTATCGTCAGGTAGCGTCCCGGCAGCTTGCCGATTTGCTTGCCTGCCTCTTCCGTCTGTACGTGCAGTCTCGTCACCTTGATGTTCGGCTCCCGGTCGTCAGCTTGCAGCCAAATGCCTTCGATATTGCTTTCGTTTTGCTGTTGGGCCAGCTCATGCGCCTCTACGGCCAAATCGGTCCGAATCGAGTAGCCTGACAAATCAATGTTGTGCGCCATGTTCCATCGACTCCCTTCTCGATGAGAAAAACGGTCGTGACCGTTTTCTTCCTGCTACTAGGTTGCTTGAATCCTTTATTTTTATTCCGAATCCTTTCTTGCAAATGGTCTTTGCCCATGCTAGAATTACTTTGTTGTATGACTGTATGTCTATGGTCGTCTAAGGAGGTGACACACATGCCAAACATTAAATCCGCGATTAAACGCACCAAAACAATCGAAAAGCGTCGCGCACACCGTGCTTCTCAAAAGTCTGATCTGCGCACTTCGATCAAGAGCTTTGAGAAAGCTGTCGCCGCTTCTGATGTAGCATTGGCGAA
It includes:
- a CDS encoding ABC transporter permease; this translates as MALLSYSIRRILMLIPVLLGMSIVVFSIIRAIPGDPALTILGEKASPKAIEDLREVLGLNNPWYIQYFDYLKQIITGDLGVSLHSGASITQEIGPYLAATTELTIVSMLFAVIIGVNAGILSAWKQNSWFDYCAMLIALIGVSMPIFWLGLMEQWFFAQELKWLPSVGRDNSRNPVEAITQFYILDTILAGQWDQLWEVIKHLILPGVALGTIPMAIIARITRSSMLEVMRADYVRTARAKGLAQFWVVYKHALKNAMIPVLTVIGLQTGLLLGGAVLTETIFGWPGVGRYIFTAIGNRDYPVIQSGILVIATIFVLINLLVDLLYAYIDPRIKYR
- a CDS encoding ABC transporter substrate-binding protein, whose protein sequence is MKKRVLSAAMTSLLALAMLLAGCSGSQTTQAPAEQPKTETPATSAPEPAKTGPKQLIVGRGGDTVGLDPIAQTDGESFKVTENIFDTLVGYAEESTEVVPSLAEKWEISPDGLTYTFHLRSGVKFHDGTDFNAEAVKWNFERWSDKNHPQHNKEGFEYYNDMFGGYKGDETHVIKSVEAVDAQTVKFTLNRPLAPFIQNLGMSCFAIASPKAVQEMGPEKFNEKPVGTGPFKFVEWKRNDTITLEKNPDYWNAGFPKLDKLVFKVIPENTARLTALTSGEIDMMDGLNPDDAETVKGNSDLQLILRPSMNIGFVGFNVEKKPLDNPKVREAIAYAVNKPAIIDAFFAGLGQPAVNPMPPSIWGHNSNIQDREFNIDKAKQLLTEAGFPNGFKIKFWAMPVARPYMPDGVKIAEAIQQDLKKIGVEAEIVTMEWATYLEKTKAGEQEMFMLGWTGDNGDPDNFLATLLDKNNIGGNNRTRWANEEAHKLLMAAQSATTKEEREKLYLQVQEIIFKDVPMVPLAHSTPALAAKANIINYKPHPKGSESLEKVDLK
- a CDS encoding ABC transporter ATP-binding protein, which gives rise to MTEELLVVKNLKKYYPITGGILGGEVGVVKAVDDVSFTVKRGETLGLVGESGCGKSTTGRSLLRLIEPTAGEVTFDGVNVTALSTDAMRKMRRDMQIVFQDPFASLNPRHNIEKILEEPLIVHGIGTSAERKRKVQQMLEVVGLSSYHARRYPHQFSGGQRQRIGIARALMLNPKLIVADEPVSALDVSIQSQVLNLMQDLQRDMGLTYLFIAHDLSVVRHISDRVGVMYLGRIVELTTSNQLYTNPLHPYTKALLSAVPTPDPDAVRERVILQGDVPSPANPPSGCTFHTRCPHVTEECRSVRPAFQDVGDGHFVACHLYKQ
- a CDS encoding ABC transporter ATP-binding protein — protein: MSDPVLQIENLQTHFFTDRGQIPAVDGVTITVNKGEVVGIVGESGCGKSVTSLSVMKLVPNPPGKIVGGKIKFKGEDLVTADEKRMRDIRGNEIAMIFQEPMTSLNPVFTIGNQIGEAVRLHTKASKKESRARAIDMLKKVGIPRAEAIVDEYPHQLSGGMRQRVMIAMAMACNPELLIADEPTTALDVTIQAQILDLMRQLNQEAQTAILLITHDLGVVAEMCHRVVVMYAGNVIEEGDVRTILKKPKHPYTKGLLNSLPKLEESQERLYSIPGNVPIPGSLTVGCRFAPRCDQATDLCRSEMPQLKAVGENHLSRCWLSE
- a CDS encoding DUF3679 domain-containing protein is translated as MNVTVKLTGLLIILLVGVVIGLQTAERGISKVSGVPEEKAQTFYIKKVDQGQMEIAVMGKQVQTAGPEKMVNYVSRVGLTLGDSIKNGAQMFVDWVGSFFEP
- the spoIIP gene encoding stage II sporulation protein P encodes the protein MATLIQRQFAVLSFITAFLFVMTGVLSLGGNRVAITSSAIQQAASHISSLAILNWMGQEIPALSATVQASSDARSNSVTGFLFQLATNIQPGDLRSLLGRELPGMVTTEDARFVVQGKGATLADFYVEYPAHPKQVADTSQLVPVVEPQEQAAAKPAEEKPAPVAKPATTNGKKVVFVYNSHNRESWFSETKPVGTSVDHPTRNISLVSQHLSEALNERGIGADVSKDDIYQQLLNKKMDYALSYAQSLQVVKAAVEKNRELHYFFDLHRDTAPRDRTTVTIKGKTYARVMFVIGKRNKSHEKNEAFATELHELMEKMYPELSRGVMEKGAKTDHGEYNQSISPGSLLMEIGGTENTLQESLNTAEALADVFAAYYLQAEKVGKTVAEEPAKR
- the gpr gene encoding GPR endopeptidase, with protein sequence MAHNIDLSGYSIRTDLAVEAHELAQQQNESNIEGIWLQADDREPNIKVTRLHVQTEEAGKQIGKLPGRYLTIEVPKLRENDTSIEEQVAKRFAVEFAAFLEQMGITKDQKALIVGLGNWNVTPDALGPMVVENLLITRHLYKLAPETVGEGYREVSAISPGVLGITGIETSEIVFGVVEKSKPDFVICIDALASRALHRVNTTIQISDTGIHPGSGVGNKRKAIDQATLGIPVIAVGVPTVVFASTIVNDAITYLLGHFGQSMVESKRAFNKLALSTVPERSEPYTEDDLPDMESRKTFMGLVGSLPEEEKRQLIHEVLRPLGQDLVVTPKEVDDFIEGVANVIATGLNRSLHQAVDGDNSAAYTH
- the rpsT gene encoding 30S ribosomal protein S20 is translated as MPNIKSAIKRTKTIEKRRAHRASQKSDLRTSIKSFEKAVAASDVALAKSTLLVAVKKLDKAASKGLIHKNAANRQKSRLMKKLNVLSAPVA